The following are from one region of the Silene latifolia isolate original U9 population chromosome 9, ASM4854445v1, whole genome shotgun sequence genome:
- the LOC141598805 gene encoding protein decapping 5 isoform X1, with amino-acid sequence MAAEPPKTTSSTDSYIGSLISLTSKSEIRYEGILYSIDTNESSIGLRNVRSFGTEGRKKDGPQVAASDKVYEYILFRGTDIKDLQVKSSPPVQPAVSSSSIDNDPAIIQSHYPPPATTSTNIPPAVGASSTFGNTHVSQLGHPGSNFPSPQPMYQPGGNLGSWGPSPHPSANGGAFAMPMYWPGYYGTPNGLPQLAQPNLFRPPVGLSMPHTLQQPIQYPGFNPPMSTGAANLAGPKLPEIPPSLVTSTMNSTILSSTSFPQPNLAPVPSTSLAPETLSNVTAPKVPNSGFLSTPMNPSIPPLKIPAVDSSTTMSAISNKVNAVSISGFPGLTISQTTSSIISSPALSRMDTATLSLVTPDQLVQTRQIPFSSSSSQGNHKDAEVVQLPSSPSLEPKAEVAKEAPPPILPLPPASRAIHKPNPNEGPSQQRQSYNYRGRGRGRGRGNVNSHVVTRFAEDFDFEAMNEKFNKDEVWGHLGSNKSVTKEEGSVDRGNGFEAEGTKEQPQIEAKPVYNKDDFFDSLSCNTLEHDSQNGRTKFSEQLKLDAETFGDSVRYGGSRGGRGQSHGWRGRGAYNGYTGRGNGYVERGNGYAGRGNGYAERGNGYAGRGNGYAERGNGYAGRGNSYVEKGNGYAGRGNSYVERGNAYVERGNSYAGRGNGYGGRGRGRGRGTPTQG; translated from the exons ATGGCGGCTGAACCTCCGAAAACGACGTCGTCTACGGATTCATACATCGGAAGCTTGATTAGTTTGACTTCTAAGAGTGAGATTCGATATGAAGGAATTCTCTACAGTATCGACACCAATGAATCCAGTATTGGCCTTCGGAACG TAAGATCGTTTGGAACTGAAGGAAGAAAGAAGGATGGTCCACAGGTTGCTGCAAGTGATAAAGTTTATGAATATATACTTTTTCGTGGAACTGACATTAAG GATCTACAGGTGAAATCATCTCCTCCTGTTCAGCCTGCAGTATCATCGTCGTCAATTGACAATGACCCAGCTATCATTCAG TCGCATTATCCTCCTCCTGCTACCACATCAACTAATATACCACCTGCTGTTGGTGCATCCTCTACATTTGGTAATACTCATGTTTCACAGCTTGGGCATCCTGGTTCAAATTTTCCGAGTCCCCAGCCTATGTATCAACCTGGTGGAAATTTAGGATCGTGGGGTCCATCACCTCATCCAAGTGCAAATGGTGGTGCATTTGCTATGCCCATGTATTGGCCTGGATATTACGGGACTCCAAATGGGCTTCCACAGCTGGCACAGCCGAATCTGTTCCGACCACCTGTTGGACTCTCTATGCCACACACCTTGCAGCAGCCAATACAATATCCTGGATTTAATCCCCCCATGTCAACTGGGGCTGCAAATTTGGCTGGCCCAAAATTGCCAGAGATCCCTCCTAGCCTGGTTACCTCTACTATGAACTCCACCATTTTGTCATCAACATCTTTCCCGCAACCAAATTTGGCTCCTGTTCCATCCACTAGTTTGGCACCTGAAACATTGTCAAATGTAACTGCTCCCAAGGTTCCGAATTCCGGTTTTCTTTCCACACCTATGAATCCATCAATACCACCCTTGAAAATCCCAGCTGTAGACTCTAGTACCACTATGTCAGCAATCTCTAATAAGGTCAATGCTGTTTCTATTTCGGGATTCCCAGGCCTAACTATATCTCAAACAACGTCGTCCATTATTAGCTCTCCTGCTCTAAGCCGGATGGATACCGCAACTCTTTCATTGGTTACTCCTGATCAGCTTGTGCAAACCAGACAAATACCTTTCTCCTCCTCATCTTCACAAGGCAATCACAAAGATGCGGAAGTTGTTCAACTGCCATCATCACCATCTTTGGAGCCTAAAGCTGAAGTAGCAAAAGAAGCACCACCACCAATTTTACCACTGCCACCAGCTTCAAGGGCTATCCATAAG CCTAATCCTAATGAAGGTCCTTCTCAACAGCGCCAGAGTTATAACTATAGGGGACGCGGAAGAGGAAGAGGGAGAGGAAATGTG AATTCACATGTAGTAACAAGATTTGCGGAGGACTTTGATTTCGAGGCAATGAATGAAAAGTTCAATAAGGATGAAGTGTGGGGCCATCTGGGGAGTAACAAGTCAGTCACCAAGGAAGAAGGTTCAGTTGATCGCGGCAATGGTTTTGAAGCGGAAGGTACAAAGGAGCAGCCACAAATTGAAGCTAAG CCTGTCTATAACAAAGACGACTTCTTCGATTCCCTTTCATGCAACACACTTGAGCATGATTctcaaaatggaagaacaaaattctctgaacaGTTAAAGCTAGATGCAGAG ACATTTGGGGACTCTGTGAGATATGGGGGTTCTCGTGGTGGTCGTGGACAGAGTCATGGTTGGCGTGGCCGTGGTGCTTATAATGGCTATACTGGGAGGGGAAATGGCTATGTTGAGAGGGGAAATGGCTATGCTGGAAGGGGAAATGGCTATGCTGAGAGGGGAAATGGCTATGCCGGAAGGGGAAATGGCTATGCCGAAAGGGGAAATGGCTATGCTGGGAGGGGAAACAGCTATGTTGAGAAGGGAAACGGCTATGCTGGGAGGGGAAACAGCTATGTTGAGAGGGGAAACGCCTATGTTGAGAGGGGAAACAGCTATGCTGGGAGGGGAAATGGCTATGGTggaaggggaaggggaagagGTCGTGGCACGCCGACTCAAGGTTGA
- the LOC141598805 gene encoding protein decapping 5 isoform X2 translates to MAAEPPKTTSSTDSYIGSLISLTSKSEIRYEGILYSIDTNESSIGLRNVRSFGTEGRKKDGPQVAASDKVYEYILFRGTDIKDLQVKSSPPVQPAVSSSSIDNDPAIIQSHYPPPATTSTNIPPAVGASSTFGNTHVSQLGHPGSNFPSPQPMYQPGGNLGSWGPSPHPSANGGAFAMPMYWPGYYGTPNGLPQLAQPNLFRPPVGLSMPHTLQQPIQYPGFNPPMSTGAANLAGPKLPEIPPSLVTSTMNSTILSSTSFPQPNLAPVPSTSLAPETLSNVTAPKVPNSGFLSTPMNPSIPPLKIPAVDSSTTMSAISNKVNAVSISGFPGLTISQTTSSIISSPALSRMDTATLSLVTPDQLVQTRQIPFSSSSSQGNHKDAEVVQLPSSPSLEPKAEVAKEAPPPILPLPPASRAIHKPNPNEGPSQQRQSYNYRGRGRGRGRGNVNSHVVTRFAEDFDFEAMNEKFNKDEVWGHLGSNKSVTKEEGSVDRGNGFEAEGTKEQPQIEAKPVYNKDDFFDSLSCNTLEHDSQNGRTKFSEQLKLDAETFGDSVRYGGSRGGRGQSHGWRGRGAYNGYTGRGNGYVERGNGYAGRGNGYAERGNGYAGRGNAMLRRETAMLGGETAMLRGETPMLRGETAMLGGEMAMVEGEGEEVVARRLKVDLQFRREDAQVSF, encoded by the exons ATGGCGGCTGAACCTCCGAAAACGACGTCGTCTACGGATTCATACATCGGAAGCTTGATTAGTTTGACTTCTAAGAGTGAGATTCGATATGAAGGAATTCTCTACAGTATCGACACCAATGAATCCAGTATTGGCCTTCGGAACG TAAGATCGTTTGGAACTGAAGGAAGAAAGAAGGATGGTCCACAGGTTGCTGCAAGTGATAAAGTTTATGAATATATACTTTTTCGTGGAACTGACATTAAG GATCTACAGGTGAAATCATCTCCTCCTGTTCAGCCTGCAGTATCATCGTCGTCAATTGACAATGACCCAGCTATCATTCAG TCGCATTATCCTCCTCCTGCTACCACATCAACTAATATACCACCTGCTGTTGGTGCATCCTCTACATTTGGTAATACTCATGTTTCACAGCTTGGGCATCCTGGTTCAAATTTTCCGAGTCCCCAGCCTATGTATCAACCTGGTGGAAATTTAGGATCGTGGGGTCCATCACCTCATCCAAGTGCAAATGGTGGTGCATTTGCTATGCCCATGTATTGGCCTGGATATTACGGGACTCCAAATGGGCTTCCACAGCTGGCACAGCCGAATCTGTTCCGACCACCTGTTGGACTCTCTATGCCACACACCTTGCAGCAGCCAATACAATATCCTGGATTTAATCCCCCCATGTCAACTGGGGCTGCAAATTTGGCTGGCCCAAAATTGCCAGAGATCCCTCCTAGCCTGGTTACCTCTACTATGAACTCCACCATTTTGTCATCAACATCTTTCCCGCAACCAAATTTGGCTCCTGTTCCATCCACTAGTTTGGCACCTGAAACATTGTCAAATGTAACTGCTCCCAAGGTTCCGAATTCCGGTTTTCTTTCCACACCTATGAATCCATCAATACCACCCTTGAAAATCCCAGCTGTAGACTCTAGTACCACTATGTCAGCAATCTCTAATAAGGTCAATGCTGTTTCTATTTCGGGATTCCCAGGCCTAACTATATCTCAAACAACGTCGTCCATTATTAGCTCTCCTGCTCTAAGCCGGATGGATACCGCAACTCTTTCATTGGTTACTCCTGATCAGCTTGTGCAAACCAGACAAATACCTTTCTCCTCCTCATCTTCACAAGGCAATCACAAAGATGCGGAAGTTGTTCAACTGCCATCATCACCATCTTTGGAGCCTAAAGCTGAAGTAGCAAAAGAAGCACCACCACCAATTTTACCACTGCCACCAGCTTCAAGGGCTATCCATAAG CCTAATCCTAATGAAGGTCCTTCTCAACAGCGCCAGAGTTATAACTATAGGGGACGCGGAAGAGGAAGAGGGAGAGGAAATGTG AATTCACATGTAGTAACAAGATTTGCGGAGGACTTTGATTTCGAGGCAATGAATGAAAAGTTCAATAAGGATGAAGTGTGGGGCCATCTGGGGAGTAACAAGTCAGTCACCAAGGAAGAAGGTTCAGTTGATCGCGGCAATGGTTTTGAAGCGGAAGGTACAAAGGAGCAGCCACAAATTGAAGCTAAG CCTGTCTATAACAAAGACGACTTCTTCGATTCCCTTTCATGCAACACACTTGAGCATGATTctcaaaatggaagaacaaaattctctgaacaGTTAAAGCTAGATGCAGAG ACATTTGGGGACTCTGTGAGATATGGGGGTTCTCGTGGTGGTCGTGGACAGAGTCATGGTTGGCGTGGCCGTGGTGCTTATAATGGCTATACTGGGAGGGGAAATGGCTATGTTGAGAGGGGAAATGGCTATGCTGGAAGGGGAAATGGCTATGCTGAGAGGGGAAATGGCTATGCCGGAAGGGGAAATG CTATGTTGAGAAGGGAAACGGCTATGCTGGGAGGGGAAACAGCTATGTTGAGAGGGGAAACGCCTATGTTGAGAGGGGAAACAGCTATGCTGGGAGGGGAAATGGCTATGGTggaaggggaaggggaagagGTCGTGGCACGCCGACTCAAGGTTGATTTGCAATTTAGGAGAGAGGATGCACAAGTCTCCTTCTAA